In the genome of Brachypodium distachyon strain Bd21 chromosome 3, Brachypodium_distachyon_v3.0, whole genome shotgun sequence, the window GGCCAAGGTGACTACATCTCAACTCTCAAATGGGAAGGAACCACACTGATGATCAACCGATCACAGCAGCCATTCTGATGCCATGGAGCCATACGCtgcgttgttgttgttttccaGGTGAAGCTGGCAGAGAAAATGGTGtcgcagggcgcgctgtcgTGCGGGCTGGGCCACCTGGGCCTGTCGCCGGCAGCTCTGGTCCCGgacgggcttgccgggctggaCTTCctcccaggcggcggcgccgacgatgcGTGCTTCGCGAGCCTGTCCCCGGCCGAGCAGGTGCAGGGCTCGCCGATGCAGAGCATGGCCAGCCTCGAGAGCCTCGATCACGGTGGCCGGatgcccggcggcggcgacgtctgGGGCTGGGACTCCAACTCCAACGGCGCCTTGTCCAAGTGAGAGCCACGCAgacagctgctgctgctgccgctacGTTCCACATCTGCCTTAGTAATCTGTAAGAGAGGGCGTCGTTGGGTTCTTACTAGCTGATGAAAACTCCTGATGGACTTGAGTTTTTCAGAGTCCTCTCGTGTCCTGTCAGTTACTATCACTTATCAGTACCTTACCTATCGGTATATGTTTGTGCTAAGTGGCTAAACTCCGATGCATTAATACTGTGGTAATCCACTATTAAAGATCTTAATTAGAAGATGGTTGCATTAGATGTCCTGACGGTGTTATGTTGCTGGGCTTCATCATCAGGAAGGGACAGATTCCTCGGTGAATTCCTGGATTGAATGCTTCTTTTTCAGAACAATTTTGTTTGCCTGACATGCTATATTTTCCGCGATGGATTAGAGAATAAATTCGATACATTAGTTTACCAATCACTATTCTAATTAGCAGCTTGATCTATACAGATTAGAGCTCCCCTCGAGGCGCCAAGTGCTACTGTCGGTCGTTTTGGATCGAGCCGTCGTCCCTTCCCGCCATTTCCCCCTCCCTGTCACCCTCTTCCATCTCCGCCACCAGCTCGCCGTACGCCGCGGAGGCCACGCCGCCAGCCTCGGCAATcgcctccagcgccgccgccagaccAGCGCACACTCTCCtcttcccttcctcctcgctcgtctcctcctgctcctcctccccggctccacgccgccgcctcgcggcAGTCGCGATGGCGCTCGCCTCGGACGCCACGGCCTCCACGGCCCTGCTCGCCGCCTCCACGTCCACGGCCTCGACCGCGCGCGCCCAGGCAACGAGCAGCCGCGGCATCGGCGTCGGCATCTGCGCGCTCCCCTGATCCTGATTCTCGGCGTCGTCCTTGACGCAGCTCCGCGCCCAGCCCCACAGAGCCGCCGCGTACCCGCGCTGCGATTCCGCCCACGCCTccgtcgccgcgcgccaccCGCGGAGCTCCGTAGCgagcgcgcccgccgccgcagccgcgcgCGTctgccccggcggcggcggcggcgggccccTGATCcctccagcggcggcagcggcggccgacgaggaggacaGGAGCGCGCTCGCCTCGTCCGCCGTGCGCTTCATCACCCGGTGCGCGTCCGCTATCACTCTCCACATCCCCGCCAGCCTAAGCAACACAGCACAGACAATACATCAAGCACTTGGAGGGCGCCATTGTTTGTGCGAGATCAAATCGAAGCAGAGCACGTGCGGTGCGTACGTACCCTCGGATGAGTTGCGCGAGCTGCGGGAGGAGCTCGTGGTCGCGGAGGGCGGAGACCCGCCTGGACACGGCGTCGACGGAGGTGAGGGCGATCTTGAGCTTGGTGCGGAGGTCCCTCATGGCGGCCCGCGTCCTCTCGATGGCGAACGGCTCGGCGCCGTTGGCGTCCTGGCTCCGCAGCTGCGCGCACTTCTTCTCGTACGCCAGCCGCACCCGCTCCGCTGCctgaaagaagaaacaaatatttttcacTTTTTTCAGTCTGAAGTCTGAATTCTGAACATGAGTTGAGTTCACTTCAATCGTGGGAGGAGTTGGTATTGGTACCCTGACTTCATCGTAGAGCCTCTTCTCCCACTCGTAGAGCCTGTCAAGGCTCTCCCTGTGGCTCTGGAAGAGCTGGaacggctccggcgaggcttCCCAGCCGCCTTgctcgccgccatcgccctcgccgccgtcctcggcATCGCCTCTCGGAGGAGCAGGTGGTCGAACTGTCTATGTACAAGGATTGCAACGATCAATGCTACAGCTCTACTATACCAGCAATTGACACAACGACAGGGGATAAttgttcagagttcagacagGAGGAGGCATTTGTACGTACCTTTCCTTTTGTAGGGGACGACCTCGAGCAGCACGGAGACCTCGGCGGCGGTGTCCGCGACCTTGGCGAAATGGCCCTGGATGTCCCTCATGGCCTCCGCcacgctcgccggcggcctgTCGACGTACACGGTGAAGTGGCCCGGGGCGCTCTGCTGCTCGACCTCCGCGCCCGCCATCACCCTCAGCTCGTTAATCACGCCCAccaccttctccttcttctcctcttcatcctccattGCCTTCAGCTTcacctctcctccctctgctgcctcttcttcttcctcctccgattcGCCTTCTTCATCCCCACtgctaccgccgccgccatcgtcgtcgtcatcggtTGCTTCTTCCAGCTCCGGCATCTCCTCATCTCCTTCTTGATCCTCATCCTTCGCCTCTTCGACTTCGACGCCGTAATTCACATACCGATCTCGACCGGGCAGCGAAGAGAAAGGGTCGGCCCAGAACAAGTCccaccccggcggcggcggccgcgacggagacggagaagaagaatccGGCACGTCAATCACCGGAAGAGAACCAAAGAAGAACCCCTCAACGACGGCGTTCTGGGCACCCTCGTCTTGTTCATCCCAGTACTGCTCCACCACGAGCGGATGCACGGGAGCCCCGCCCTGCCTGAGGCAGTTCACCACGAACACATTCTTCTTCGTGTCCGGCGAGGCGGGGAGGTGCCTGCAGAGGAGCGTCGGGGGATCCCCCTGGTACTGCTGCTGGAGGAAGTGGAGGTGCTCGTCCTCGGCGAGGTAGTAGAAGAGCGCGAGCGAGACGCGGCGGAGCGACTGGAGGTAGGCGACGTGGGAGGAGGCCAGGAGGTGCCGCTGCGCCACCGCCTTCTTCACGAAGCCCCGCCGCTCGTGGCACGCgcgcaccgcctcctcctcctccagcctcGGCTTCGACGACGAGCAGCCCATCGCTCACTAGTCACtactccccgccgccgccggccaggtTGCTATTGCTAGCTAGCGCTGCTGCCTTTGATCGGATTCGATCGGAGCAggcaaagaagaagatcaGGTGGGATTAATTAGCTCGATCGGTATTGATATAGGTATACGGTGGATCGAGGTTAAAAAGTCCTGATGCTTTGGTGATGTCCGTCGTGTATCATCTGTCTGCAAGAAAAGAACATTTACTTGGGACGAGGCATTTTTACAAGGAATCATTCGTCGGGAAGATATGAATGCAACACTTCACACTGCTTCCTTGCTTTTCTTGTTAGATACGTGTGCAACAGCCAGGGTTCTTCGGTTACCCGGTAAACGGTCATACCGGTTTGAACAAAGTTTGGACAGGTTTATCAGTTTTGCTCAAACTTTGTGGTAAAAACACCGGTAATCTGTCCGGGGTAAAAAAATCGTACACCTCGGCCAAATATgtatgaagattttttttttgtaaaatagCACACTAAAATTCAAAGATTAAAACGAGTATATATGTGAGATGACCCATttcaagaagagaaaaaagagggTGATCCAATGGATTGAGTGGGTCACCCGAAAGTTCTGAGATAGCAAATTGCAATGTGTGAACTTAATATACGGCAAGCATAAATCATACACTAGCCGAACGGCATCCTTTCACATGAATCTTAGGAGGAGAAAAtagaataattatttttcGATAAAAGACCTTTTGGGCCCAGCTTTATTACAAAGCCGAAAGTATCAAATAGAAGAATTATTCATGCGAGTGGGCTCTATCTCATGTGTCCATGGGGGAAAGGCCCGTGTCAACAGAATATGTTCGTTCCATCACCTTCCAATTTGTCAGTTGGGGCACTAAACAACTGAATATTGCACCCCCACGATCAACGTGTGCATTCTAGCATAATGATGAGCTGCTATAAGAACattctttattttgttttgatatTTAAAGACTTCTTTTcatgtctcttttttttacctgCATGCATTAATGTATAGGTTGCACTGCAAT includes:
- the LOC104583946 gene encoding uncharacterized protein LOC104583946 codes for the protein MGCSSSKPRLEEEEAVRACHERRGFVKKAVAQRHLLASSHVAYLQSLRRVSLALFYYLAEDEHLHFLQQQYQGDPPTLLCRHLPASPDTKKNVFVVNCLRQGGAPVHPLVVEQYWDEQDEGAQNAVVEGFFFGSLPVIDVPDSSSPSPSRPPPPGWDLFWADPFSSLPGRDRYVNYGVEVEEAKDEDQEGDEEMPELEEATDDDDDGGGGSSGDEEGESEEEEEEAAEGGEVKLKAMEDEEEKKEKVVGVINELRVMAGAEVEQQSAPGHFTVYVDRPPASVAEAMRDIQGHFAKVADTAAEVSVLLEVVPYKRKVRPPAPPRGDAEDGGEGDGGEQGGWEASPEPFQLFQSHRESLDRLYEWEKRLYDEVRAAERVRLAYEKKCAQLRSQDANGAEPFAIERTRAAMRDLRTKLKIALTSVDAVSRRVSALRDHELLPQLAQLIRGLAGMWRVIADAHRVMKRTADEASALLSSSSAAAAAAGGIRGPPPPPPGQTRAAAAAGALATELRGWRAATEAWAESQRGYAAALWGWARSCVKDDAENQDQGSAQMPTPMPRLLVAWARAVEAVDVEAASRAVEAVASEASAIATAARRRRGAGEEEQEETSEEEGKRRVCAGLAAALEAIAEAGGVASAAYGELVAEMEEGDREGEMAGRDDGSIQNDRQ